CACACCACCACGTTGGCGCCCGCCGCCAGGAACGTCTCGGCGATGCCGCGCCCCAGCCCGGCGGTGCCGCCGGTGATCAGCGCCACCTGGCCCGTGTAGTCGAGCCCGCTCACGTGCCGTAGACCTTCACGAGCGGCTGCGCGGACTCCAGCATGCGCCCCACCACGGGGCCAATCTCGCTCGGGTCCCAGCGCTTGCCGATGTCCAGCACCTGGTCGCGGCGGTAGCCGTCGAACACGGTGATGTTGCCGCCGAAGATCTCCCACACGCGGCCGGTCACCTCGCTGCTCTCGCTGCTGGCCAGCCACGCCACGAAGGGCGACACGTTGGCCGGGTCGTTCACGTCGAAGCCCTCTTCCGGCGCCTTCATGGCGTCCGAGAACGCGCCCTCGGTCATGCGCGTGCGCGCGATGGGGCAGATGGCGTTGGCCGTGACGCCGTAGCGCTTGAGCTCCGCGCCCTGCACCAGCGTGAGCGTGGCGATGCCGGCCTTGGCGGCCGAGTAGGCGCACTGCCCCACGCTGCCCAGCACGCCCGCGCCGGAGCTGGTGTTGATGATGCGCGCGTCCACCTTGTTGCCGGCCTTCACCTGGTCACGCCAGTAGGCCGCCGCGTGGCGCGACAGGCAGAAGTGCCCCTTGAGGTGCACGTTCACCACCGCGTCCCACTCCTCTTCGCTGCAGCTCACGAACATGCGGTCGCGCACGAAGCCGGCGTTGTTCACCACCACGTCCAGCCGCCCGAAGGTGGCCACGGTCTCGTCCACCAGCGCCTTGGTCTGTGCCCAGTTGGCCACGTCGGCGCCGTTGGCAAACGCCTCGCCGCCCATGGCCTTGATGGCGCTCACCACCTCGGCGGCCGGGCCCTCGTCGCGGCCCTCGCCGTGGTTGGTGGCGCCCAGATCGTTGACCACCACCTTGGCGCCCTGACGCGCCAGCTCGAGCGCGTGCTCACGGCCGATGCCGCGCCCTGCGCCCGTGACGATGACCACGCGACCTTCACAGATTCCACTCATGTGCTTGCTCTCTCTTTCAAACGAAAATCCGCGGTCACACGGGGTCGGTGACCTTCACCATCAGCTTGCCGCGGTGGTCCCCCGAGAACAGGCGCAGCAGGTGCGCCGGCGCGTGCTCGATGCCATCCACGATCTCGTCGCGCGTCTTGAGCGCGCCCTCGCGCACGTACCCGGCCAGCTCGTCGCGGGCGGCGGCGTAGCGGTCGGCATAGTCCAGCGTCACGAAGCCCTCCATGCGCGCGCGCTTGGCCATGAGCTGCATGATGTTGCGCAGGCCCGGGCCCGGCTCGGTGCGGTTGATCTCGCTGATGGCCCCGCACACCACCACGCGCCCGCGCATGGCCAGGCGCGGCAGCACCAGGTCCAGCAGCTCACCGCCCACGCCGTCGAAGAACACGTCCACGCCCTTGGGGCACACGTCCTTCAGCTGCTGGCTCAGGTTGGCGCTCTTGTAGTTGAGCGCCGCGTCGAAGCCCAGCTCGCTGCACAGCCACTCGCACTTGTCGCTAGACCCCGTGAGGCCCACCACGCGGCAGCCGCGCAGCTTGGCCAGCTGCCCCACGATGCTGCCCACGCCGCCGGCGGCCGCGCTCACCAGCACCGTCTCGCCCGCCTCGGGGCGGCCCACGTCATAGAGCCCGAAGTAGGCCGTGAGCCCGTTGCCGCCCAGCACGTTGAGCATGGAGCTGAGCGGGATGCCGGGCACGGGCGTGATCTTGCCCATGAGCTGCTGCGCCGGCACCAGCGCGTATTCTTCCCAGGTGGCCAGCGCCTGGCACAGGTCGCCGGGCTGCCACTCGGGCACGCTGCTCAGCACCACCTGCGACAGCGTGCCGCTGCGCACCGGCGCGCCAATGGCGATGGGCGGCAGGTAGCTCTTGCTGTCGCTCATCCAGCCGCGGATGGCCGGGTCGAGCGAGAGGTAGATCTGCCGCAGGAGCACCTGCCCCGGCCCCACCGCTTGGGGCACGGGCCCCTCGGCCAGCGCAAAGTCCTCGGCCACGGGCACGCCATGTGGGCGCCGCGCGAGGAGGACTTGCTTCTGGGTGCTGGGCAGCGTGCTCATGCGACGTGCCTCACTTCACAGGCGCTCGATGATCATGGCCATGCCCTGGCCGCCGCCCACGCACATGGTCTCGAGACCGTAGCGGCCGCCGCTCACCTGCAGGCCGTGGATGAGCGTGGTCATGATGCGCGCGCCCGTCATGCCGAACGGATGGCCCAGCGCGATGGCGCCGCCGTTCACGTTGAGCTTCTCGTAGGGGATGCCCAGCTGCTTGGCCGAGGGCACCACCTGCGCCGCGAAGGCCTCGTTGATCTCCACGAGGTCGATGTCCTTGATGGTGAGGCCCGCGCGCGCGAGCGCCTGCTGGCTGGCGGCCACGGGGCCGAGGCCCATGATCTCGGGGTTGATGCCCGTGACGCCGCTCGACACGATGCGCGCCAGCGGCGTGAGGCCCAGCTCCTTGGCCTTCTTGTCGCTCATCACCAGCACGGCCGCGGCGCCGTCGTTCAGCGGGCAGGCGTTGCCGGCGGTCACCGTGGCGGCGTCGCCCATCCACTTCTTCAAGATGGGCTCGAGGCCGGCGATGGCGGCGAGCGTGGTGCCGGCGCGCGGGCAGTCGTCGGTGTCCACCACCGTGCCGTTGGCCAGCGTGACGGGCGTGATCTCGTCGCGGAAGAAGCCGCTCTTCTGCGCGGCCTCGGCGCGGTTCTGCGAGAGCACCGCAAACTCGTCCTGCTCGGCGCGCGTGACGCCCAGGCTGCCGGCCACGTTCTCGGCCGTCTGCAGCATGTTGGTGTAGACGTCGGGCAGGCCGTCCACGGCGGCCCACGGCGTGCCCGAGGCG
This region of Sandaracinaceae bacterium genomic DNA includes:
- a CDS encoding acetyl-CoA C-acetyltransferase; translated protein: MPEAVIVATARTPIGRAKKGSLVDQRPDDLGALVVRALLQKVPNLDPKLVEDVLFGCAQPAGEQGYNLARVVALLAGLNEAPGATVNRYCSSSLQTIRMAAHAIKAGEGDVFVAGGVECVSRFDKGKSDGMEGTLNPLFNDAMARSKAFASGTPWAAVDGLPDVYTNMLQTAENVAGSLGVTRAEQDEFAVLSQNRAEAAQKSGFFRDEITPVTLANGTVVDTDDCPRAGTTLAAIAGLEPILKKWMGDAATVTAGNACPLNDGAAAVLVMSDKKAKELGLTPLARIVSSGVTGINPEIMGLGPVAASQQALARAGLTIKDIDLVEINEAFAAQVVPSAKQLGIPYEKLNVNGGAIALGHPFGMTGARIMTTLIHGLQVSGGRYGLETMCVGGGQGMAMIIERL
- a CDS encoding SDR family oxidoreductase; its protein translation is MSGICEGRVVIVTGAGRGIGREHALELARQGAKVVVNDLGATNHGEGRDEGPAAEVVSAIKAMGGEAFANGADVANWAQTKALVDETVATFGRLDVVVNNAGFVRDRMFVSCSEEEWDAVVNVHLKGHFCLSRHAAAYWRDQVKAGNKVDARIINTSSGAGVLGSVGQCAYSAAKAGIATLTLVQGAELKRYGVTANAICPIARTRMTEGAFSDAMKAPEEGFDVNDPANVSPFVAWLASSESSEVTGRVWEIFGGNITVFDGYRRDQVLDIGKRWDPSEIGPVVGRMLESAQPLVKVYGT
- a CDS encoding NADP-dependent oxidoreductase: MSTLPSTQKQVLLARRPHGVPVAEDFALAEGPVPQAVGPGQVLLRQIYLSLDPAIRGWMSDSKSYLPPIAIGAPVRSGTLSQVVLSSVPEWQPGDLCQALATWEEYALVPAQQLMGKITPVPGIPLSSMLNVLGGNGLTAYFGLYDVGRPEAGETVLVSAAAGGVGSIVGQLAKLRGCRVVGLTGSSDKCEWLCSELGFDAALNYKSANLSQQLKDVCPKGVDVFFDGVGGELLDLVLPRLAMRGRVVVCGAISEINRTEPGPGLRNIMQLMAKRARMEGFVTLDYADRYAAARDELAGYVREGALKTRDEIVDGIEHAPAHLLRLFSGDHRGKLMVKVTDPV